From Manduca sexta isolate Smith_Timp_Sample1 chromosome 21, JHU_Msex_v1.0, whole genome shotgun sequence, the proteins below share one genomic window:
- the LOC115444386 gene encoding LOW QUALITY PROTEIN: malate dehydrogenase, cytoplasmic (The sequence of the model RefSeq protein was modified relative to this genomic sequence to represent the inferred CDS: inserted 1 base in 1 codon), with translation MNFHYSPSLAPIKVLMVNSLAPAAQLIAVKILSGSVFGSNQLIDLILLTYSNERQLAEALQLELKMCAFPCMNSIEVSSDLPGFSDADVFCFITNFPNPNRIDFDNIDTDEQFDTLYLIIKIANNLSKPQSAADNALEESGALKKNKKSQQKARKPIFIADGLVAIDILKSLSKNIPHDVLFCPTSLTSIAKYTLGDYLKVQSNNVLINNVHVWAGNDEVFYVEVQKPYIIDDKINVESDCEREVISKDLMESLKLDHTNFNEAWMXKEFIEKIRTTASKNSYGCIYKAAQITKTLHEIWTTRIYQDVTKCYCSMGVVSDGSLGTIKGCPYVLPLIFSGESWIVNKCYEDDTHLKHEIKRINSAVKKHHEKLLPYCKKFLEENVINQAFIPDEESSVFSMTDHSSKLSL, from the exons ATGAATTTCCATTACTCACCATCATTGGCTCCTATAAAAGTTCTCATGGTTAATTCCCTTGCGCCGGCAGCCCAACTTATTGCCGTTAAAATATTATCGGGCTCGGTATTTGGCAGTAATCAATTAATTGATCTTATCCTTTTAACATATTCAAATGAAAGACAATTAGCCGAAGCTCTTCAATTGGAACTGAAAATGTGCGCATTTCCATGCATGAATTCTATAGAAGTATCTTCGGATTTGCCTGG TTTTTCAGACGCTGATGTTTTTTGCTTTATAACAAATTTTCCAAATCCCAATCGTATTGACTTTGACAACATTGACACCGATGAACAGTTCGAcactttgtatttaattattaaaatagctaACAACTTGTCGAAACCACAATCGGCTGCTGATAATGCGCTAGAGGAAAGCGGCGCgttgaagaaaaataaaaaatctcaacaGAAAGCCAGGAAGCCAATATTTATTGCAGACGGCTTGGTAGCGATAGATATTCTAAAGTCTTTGTCGAAAAatattcctcacgatgtattatTTTGTCCTACATCTTTGACTTCCATAGCAAAATATACGTTGGGAGATTatttaaag GTGCAAAGTAATAATGTACTAATTAACAATGTTCATGTATGGGCTGGTAATGACGAAGTATTCTACGTTGAGGTACAGAAACCTTATATTATAGACGACAAAATCAACGTCGAATCTGATTGTGAACGCGAGGTGATCAGTAAAGATCTAATGGAGTCTTTGAAATTAGAtcatacaaattttaatgaagCTTGGA AAAAAGAATTTATCGAGAAG atAAGAACGACAGCTTCTAAGAATTCCTACGGATGTATATATAAAGCAGCTCAAATCACCAAAACTTTGCATGAAATTTGGACGACTCGCATTTACCAAGATGTGACGAAGTGTTATTGCAGTATGGGCGTCGTTAGTGATGGATCTTTGGGGACTATTAAAG GATGTCCTTATGTTCTACCGCTAATATTCTCAGGCGAATCTTGGATAGTCAATAAATGTTATGAAGATGATACTCATTTgaaacatgaaataaaaagaattaacaGCGCCGTTAAAAAACATCACGAAAAG
- the LOC115445047 gene encoding retinoid-inducible serine carboxypeptidase codes for MFTIFVLVISAMRVTGEFLPEELNPYIQALKAYPLARQYSHGYLETRPGAHFFYWFYYADGKKIESNQKPLIIWIQGGPGFAASGVGNFGEFGPLNMDLEPRNHTWMKGRNVLLIDHPAGVGFSYVTNKTLLATSDRDVALDLCRAIKLFFKRHKQYRKTPTYLIGQSYGGKIVPRLGLYLHTAIKKKGLKINFKGIAIGGGWVNPKESTLSQPDFLYFMGFIDRDIYLTTTKLVQKLAQSIETHNYFSAGALDTLIFTTFNEEGEINFNNLKTPSPYPALTKLNSVMNLYVKPTLFKVNQTLKWKYLSTDAYYSLKSNFLMPSTSFLERLLNQTNLKIVVYNGNLDAVAPLAAASNWVHKLNWHGAKEFNNVKRNRIAGERNGFYKEVGQLSFWSVFEAGHWVPEENPEAMEQILTYFTK; via the exons CTGCGATGCGTGTTACGGGAGAATTTTTGCCTGAAG AACTAAACCCGTACATACAAGCTTTAAAAGCGTATCCATTGGCGCGTCAATACAGCCACGGATATTTGGAAACGCGTCCAGGAGCGCACTTCTTCTATTGGTTTTATTACGCAGatggtaaaaaaatagaatCAAATCAAAAACCTTTAATAATATGGATCCAGGGTGGCCCGGGGTTTGCTGCGAGCGGTGTAGGTAATTTCGGCGAATTTGGACCTTTAAATATGGATTTAGAACCACGCAATCATACATGG ATGAAAGGCAGGAATGTGCTCCTCATTGATCATCCTGCGGGTGTTGGTTTTAGTTATGTCACTAATAAGACTCTACTCGCTACCTCAGACAGAGATGTGG CCTTAGACTTGTGCCGagctataaaattgttttttaaaagacaCAAACAGTACCGAAAAACGCCCACATATTTAATTGGTCAAAGCTACGGTGGTAAAATTGTTCCCAGATTGGGATTATATTTACACACA gcAATTAAGAAAAAAGGTTTAAAGATTAACTTTAAAGGTATTGCTATTGGCGGAGGTTGGGTGAATCCGAAAGAAAGCACTTTGAGTCAAccggattttttatatttcatg GGCTTTATCGACCGGGATATATATTTGACAACTACTAAATTAGTACAAAAGTTGGCACAATCAATAGagacacataattatttttccgcTGGTGCTTTAGATACTCTTATATTTACAACGTTTAATGAAGAAGGggagataaattttaataatctgaAAACGCCGAGTCCTTATCCAGCGTTAACAAAACTAAACTCCGTTATGAATTTATACGTGAAACCtactttatttaaagtaaatcaaacattgaaatggaaatatttatcgACCGACGCTTACTAcagtttaaaatcaaattttttaATGCCTTCGACTTCGTtct tgGAAAGACTATTAAATCAAACCAATTTGAAAATTGTCGTGTACAACGGAAACTTGGATGCGGTTGCTCCATTGGCAG ctgCATCTAATTGGGTTCATAAGCTGAATTGGCATGGGGCGaaagaatttaataatgttaaaagaaATCGTATTGCCGGCGAAAGAAATGGTTTTTACAAAGAAGTGGGCCAGCTTAGTTTTTGGTCAGTGTTCGAGGCTGGACATTGGGTGCCCGAAGAAAATCCTGAAGCGATGGAGCAGATATTGACATATTTTACCAAATGA
- the LOC115444402 gene encoding protein RUFY3 isoform X3, with protein MRSLAAVRGVDPLPEISSALQRQSDGPDADMAGAQDTIYLCNFRVSVDGEWLCLKELHDMEMQDSYIRPSDNGAITSPDDPMHSLMARDPVVIERSNLVNISKLIVKELIEQSLRYGRMLDSDHLPLHHFFIVLEHVMRHGLKPKKGLLGPKKELWDIVQMVEKYSPEAADITASVRDLPTVKTAMGRARAWLRLALMQKRLADYLRILLEHREDTLEEYFEPHALMLNEEAVIITGLLVGLNVVDCNLCVKEEDLDSQQGVIDFSLYLRGSNSSNDLAGAENNSNNEPKQRHINTMLDQKNYIEELNRHLNATVANLQAKVEGLTTTNALMKEDLAIAKNTMIQLVEENNQLKHALGQDLTKDTRMKVTELQADEEEKRSVKSTTSDKSKNDKDSELGKILEEERKKYVEMQKELDLQISLKAEMEVAMKLLEKDIHDKQDTIISLRRQLDDIKLINLEMYKKLQECEMELTQKGEMVSRLQGKAEQIGKILHNLEKYNHFLGPEHDLVKALRSPTTNEHNLGEKLEKLKAQCSTSYKCAKSKDEGPPNKKINLQEIPPFKKSHSNDKTLSQQGK; from the exons ATGCGTTCTCTTGCCGCTGTGCGTGGGGTAGATCCCTTGCCTGAAATATCATCTGCATTGCAACGGCAAAGTGACGGCCCCGACGCCGACATGGCCGGCGCTCAAGATACCATCTACTTGTGCAATTTCCGTGTTTCTGTGGACGGCGAATGGCTTTGCCTCAAGGAACTGCATGACATGGAAATGCAAGATTCCTACATAAGGCCTTCCGACAACGGTGCCATCACTTCACCCGATGATCCGATGCATTCTTTGATGG ctcGCGACCCAGTAGTGATTGAGCGCAGTAATCTCGTAAACATCTCTAAACTTATTGTGAAGGAATTAATTGAACAATCGCTCCGTTATGGGCGAATGCTCGACAGTGACCATTTGCCGTTACATCACTTCTTTATTGTGCTCGAACATGTTATGCGTCATGGCCTTAAACCAAAAAAG GGACTTCTTGGTCCTAAAAAAGAATTGTGGGACATCGTGCAGATGGTTGAAAAATACTCGCCGGAGGCAGCTGATATTACGGCGAGTGTTAGAGATCTGCCGACTGTTAA aacCGCCATGGGTCGGGCTCGTGCCTGGCTGAGACTTGCATTAATGCAAAAGCGTCTCGCTGATTATCTAAGGATTCTTCTCGAACACCGCGAGGACACATTGGAGGAGTACTTCGAACCACACGCGCTAATGTTAAATGAGGAAGCAGTTATCATAACTGGTTTATTGGTCGGCCTTAATGTAGTGGACTGCAACTTGTGCGTTAAG GAAGAAGATTTGGACAGCCAACAGGGTGTAATAGATTTCTCGCTCTACCTTCGCGGTAGCAACTCGTCTAACGACTTGGCCGGCGCTGAGAACAACTCCAACAATGAACCCAAGCAGCGGCACATCAACACAATGCTAGACCAAAAGAATTACATCGAGGAGTTGAATAGACATCTCAA TGCCACCGTAGCGAATCTGCAAGCTAAAGTCGAAGGGTTGACCACAACAAACGCACTCATGAAAGAGGATTTGGCGATTGCTAAGAACACCATGATTCAACTCGTAGAAGAGAACAATCAACTGAAACACGCTCTgg GTCAGGATCTAACCAAAGATACGAGGATGAAAGTGACTGAATTACAAGCCGATGAAGAG GAAAAACGCAGCGTTAAAAGTACGACATCGGATAAATCTAAAAATGACAAGGATAGTGAGCTTGGAAAAATATTGGAGGAAGAGAGAAAGAAATATGTCgaaatgcaaaaagaattgGATTTACAg ATTTCGCTGAAAGCTGAGATGGAGGTCGCGATGAAATTGTTGGAGAAGGACATACACGACAAACAAGACACAATAATATCCCTAAGGAGGCAACTGGACGATATAAAACTCATCAATCTAGAAATGTATAAGAAACTACAG GAATGCGAGATGGAACTGACGCAGAAAGGCGAAATGGTGTCGAGGCTCCAGGGAAAGGCCGAACAAATTGGCAAAATACTTCACAACCTCGAAAAATATAATCACTTTTTGGGACCCGAACATGATTTAGTGAAAGCTCTTAGGTCTCCCACCACTAACGAACATAACTTAGGAGAGAAACTAGAAAAGCTGAAAGCACAGTGTAGCACCTCCTACAAGTGTGCAAAGTCTAAGGATGAGGGCccgccaaataaaaaaattaaccttCAGGAAATACCACCGTTCAAAAAAAGTCACAGTAATGACAAAACTTTGAGCCAGCAGGGAAAATAA
- the LOC115444402 gene encoding RUN and FYVE domain-containing protein 2 isoform X1, which translates to MRSLAAVRGVDPLPEISSALQRQSDGPDADMAGAQDTIYLCNFRVSVDGEWLCLKELHDMEMQDSYIRPSDNGAITSPDDPMHSLMARDPVVIERSNLVNISKLIVKELIEQSLRYGRMLDSDHLPLHHFFIVLEHVMRHGLKPKKGLLGPKKELWDIVQMVEKYSPEAADITASVRDLPTVKTAMGRARAWLRLALMQKRLADYLRILLEHREDTLEEYFEPHALMLNEEAVIITGLLVGLNVVDCNLCVKEEDLDSQQGVIDFSLYLRGSNSSNDLAGAENNSNNEPKQRHINTMLDQKNYIEELNRHLNATVANLQAKVEGLTTTNALMKEDLAIAKNTMIQLVEENNQLKHALGQDLTKDTRMKVTELQADEEEKRSVKSTTSDKSKNDKDSELGKILEEERKKYVEMQKELDLQISLKAEMEVAMKLLEKDIHDKQDTIISLRRQLDDIKLINLEMYKKLQECESSLKHKTELITKLEAKTESMGSTIHQLDEKLQEDKLARKGLEENARTLGQKAAAAETRAVAAEGDLRIEREWRISLQESMMRDRDKISMLTQEVESMKLIGQKYLALQEEQHILKNQYSEAQKTLEEVGATLSENKLQLAELLEKEAKAGTNEETPTWTSDKDATACTACSKEFNITRRKHHCRKCGLIFCAACSDKTVALAGNTKPVRVCDACYAEAVRLT; encoded by the exons ATGCGTTCTCTTGCCGCTGTGCGTGGGGTAGATCCCTTGCCTGAAATATCATCTGCATTGCAACGGCAAAGTGACGGCCCCGACGCCGACATGGCCGGCGCTCAAGATACCATCTACTTGTGCAATTTCCGTGTTTCTGTGGACGGCGAATGGCTTTGCCTCAAGGAACTGCATGACATGGAAATGCAAGATTCCTACATAAGGCCTTCCGACAACGGTGCCATCACTTCACCCGATGATCCGATGCATTCTTTGATGG ctcGCGACCCAGTAGTGATTGAGCGCAGTAATCTCGTAAACATCTCTAAACTTATTGTGAAGGAATTAATTGAACAATCGCTCCGTTATGGGCGAATGCTCGACAGTGACCATTTGCCGTTACATCACTTCTTTATTGTGCTCGAACATGTTATGCGTCATGGCCTTAAACCAAAAAAG GGACTTCTTGGTCCTAAAAAAGAATTGTGGGACATCGTGCAGATGGTTGAAAAATACTCGCCGGAGGCAGCTGATATTACGGCGAGTGTTAGAGATCTGCCGACTGTTAA aacCGCCATGGGTCGGGCTCGTGCCTGGCTGAGACTTGCATTAATGCAAAAGCGTCTCGCTGATTATCTAAGGATTCTTCTCGAACACCGCGAGGACACATTGGAGGAGTACTTCGAACCACACGCGCTAATGTTAAATGAGGAAGCAGTTATCATAACTGGTTTATTGGTCGGCCTTAATGTAGTGGACTGCAACTTGTGCGTTAAG GAAGAAGATTTGGACAGCCAACAGGGTGTAATAGATTTCTCGCTCTACCTTCGCGGTAGCAACTCGTCTAACGACTTGGCCGGCGCTGAGAACAACTCCAACAATGAACCCAAGCAGCGGCACATCAACACAATGCTAGACCAAAAGAATTACATCGAGGAGTTGAATAGACATCTCAA TGCCACCGTAGCGAATCTGCAAGCTAAAGTCGAAGGGTTGACCACAACAAACGCACTCATGAAAGAGGATTTGGCGATTGCTAAGAACACCATGATTCAACTCGTAGAAGAGAACAATCAACTGAAACACGCTCTgg GTCAGGATCTAACCAAAGATACGAGGATGAAAGTGACTGAATTACAAGCCGATGAAGAG GAAAAACGCAGCGTTAAAAGTACGACATCGGATAAATCTAAAAATGACAAGGATAGTGAGCTTGGAAAAATATTGGAGGAAGAGAGAAAGAAATATGTCgaaatgcaaaaagaattgGATTTACAg ATTTCGCTGAAAGCTGAGATGGAGGTCGCGATGAAATTGTTGGAGAAGGACATACACGACAAACAAGACACAATAATATCCCTAAGGAGGCAACTGGACGATATAAAACTCATCAATCTAGAAATGTATAAGAAACTACAG gAATGTGAAAGTTCCTTGAAACATAAAACAGAGCTAATAACAAAATTGGAAGCAAAGACTGAATCAATGGGCAGCACCATACATCAACTTGATGAAAA GTTGCAGGAAGATAAATTAGCTAGAAAAGGTTTGGAGGAAAACGCTCGCACATTAGGACAGAAGGCCGCCGCCGCTGAGACCAGAGCGGTCGCGGCCGAAGGGGACCTCAGGATAGAGCGGGAATGGAGGATATCGCTACAA GAATCAATGATGCGTGATCGTGACAAAATATCTATGTTAACACAAGAAGTAGAATCTATGAAATTAATTGGACAG AAATATCTCGCCTTACAAGAGGAACAGCATATTCTCAAGAATCAATATAGTGAGGCGCAAAAGACTTTAGAAGAGGTTGGAGCTACTTTAAGTGAGAACAAACTGCAGTTAGCAGAATTATTGGAAAAAGAAGCGAAAGCAGGTACGAATGAAGAAACTCCAACATGGACCAGCGATAAGGATGCTACGGCGTGTACAGCTTGCTCCAAAGAGTTCAATATCACGAGGCGGAAG CATCACTGTAGGAAATGCGGTCTAATATTTTGCGCGGCATGTAGCGACAAAACTGTGGCATTAGCTGGCAACACCAAACCTGTTCGAGTGTGCGACGCGTGTTACGCAGAAGCCGTGAGGCTCACATAG
- the LOC115444402 gene encoding RUN and FYVE domain-containing protein 2 isoform X2, giving the protein MASSKDTEAEVSPATSIASVRNQLLERPPSVSSTREEKWPELMISRPYKSYFYSSKTRDPVVIERSNLVNISKLIVKELIEQSLRYGRMLDSDHLPLHHFFIVLEHVMRHGLKPKKGLLGPKKELWDIVQMVEKYSPEAADITASVRDLPTVKTAMGRARAWLRLALMQKRLADYLRILLEHREDTLEEYFEPHALMLNEEAVIITGLLVGLNVVDCNLCVKEEDLDSQQGVIDFSLYLRGSNSSNDLAGAENNSNNEPKQRHINTMLDQKNYIEELNRHLNATVANLQAKVEGLTTTNALMKEDLAIAKNTMIQLVEENNQLKHALGQDLTKDTRMKVTELQADEEEKRSVKSTTSDKSKNDKDSELGKILEEERKKYVEMQKELDLQISLKAEMEVAMKLLEKDIHDKQDTIISLRRQLDDIKLINLEMYKKLQECESSLKHKTELITKLEAKTESMGSTIHQLDEKLQEDKLARKGLEENARTLGQKAAAAETRAVAAEGDLRIEREWRISLQESMMRDRDKISMLTQEVESMKLIGQKYLALQEEQHILKNQYSEAQKTLEEVGATLSENKLQLAELLEKEAKAGTNEETPTWTSDKDATACTACSKEFNITRRKHHCRKCGLIFCAACSDKTVALAGNTKPVRVCDACYAEAVRLT; this is encoded by the exons atggCATCTTCGAAAGATACAGAAGCGGAAGTATCTCCTGCAACATCAATAGCTTCAGTAAGGAATCAATTGCTCGAACGACCTCCGTCCGTCTCATCCACAAGAGAAGAAAAATGGCCTGAACTAATGATATCGAGACCGTACAAATCATATTTCTACAGTTCAAAGA ctcGCGACCCAGTAGTGATTGAGCGCAGTAATCTCGTAAACATCTCTAAACTTATTGTGAAGGAATTAATTGAACAATCGCTCCGTTATGGGCGAATGCTCGACAGTGACCATTTGCCGTTACATCACTTCTTTATTGTGCTCGAACATGTTATGCGTCATGGCCTTAAACCAAAAAAG GGACTTCTTGGTCCTAAAAAAGAATTGTGGGACATCGTGCAGATGGTTGAAAAATACTCGCCGGAGGCAGCTGATATTACGGCGAGTGTTAGAGATCTGCCGACTGTTAA aacCGCCATGGGTCGGGCTCGTGCCTGGCTGAGACTTGCATTAATGCAAAAGCGTCTCGCTGATTATCTAAGGATTCTTCTCGAACACCGCGAGGACACATTGGAGGAGTACTTCGAACCACACGCGCTAATGTTAAATGAGGAAGCAGTTATCATAACTGGTTTATTGGTCGGCCTTAATGTAGTGGACTGCAACTTGTGCGTTAAG GAAGAAGATTTGGACAGCCAACAGGGTGTAATAGATTTCTCGCTCTACCTTCGCGGTAGCAACTCGTCTAACGACTTGGCCGGCGCTGAGAACAACTCCAACAATGAACCCAAGCAGCGGCACATCAACACAATGCTAGACCAAAAGAATTACATCGAGGAGTTGAATAGACATCTCAA TGCCACCGTAGCGAATCTGCAAGCTAAAGTCGAAGGGTTGACCACAACAAACGCACTCATGAAAGAGGATTTGGCGATTGCTAAGAACACCATGATTCAACTCGTAGAAGAGAACAATCAACTGAAACACGCTCTgg GTCAGGATCTAACCAAAGATACGAGGATGAAAGTGACTGAATTACAAGCCGATGAAGAG GAAAAACGCAGCGTTAAAAGTACGACATCGGATAAATCTAAAAATGACAAGGATAGTGAGCTTGGAAAAATATTGGAGGAAGAGAGAAAGAAATATGTCgaaatgcaaaaagaattgGATTTACAg ATTTCGCTGAAAGCTGAGATGGAGGTCGCGATGAAATTGTTGGAGAAGGACATACACGACAAACAAGACACAATAATATCCCTAAGGAGGCAACTGGACGATATAAAACTCATCAATCTAGAAATGTATAAGAAACTACAG gAATGTGAAAGTTCCTTGAAACATAAAACAGAGCTAATAACAAAATTGGAAGCAAAGACTGAATCAATGGGCAGCACCATACATCAACTTGATGAAAA GTTGCAGGAAGATAAATTAGCTAGAAAAGGTTTGGAGGAAAACGCTCGCACATTAGGACAGAAGGCCGCCGCCGCTGAGACCAGAGCGGTCGCGGCCGAAGGGGACCTCAGGATAGAGCGGGAATGGAGGATATCGCTACAA GAATCAATGATGCGTGATCGTGACAAAATATCTATGTTAACACAAGAAGTAGAATCTATGAAATTAATTGGACAG AAATATCTCGCCTTACAAGAGGAACAGCATATTCTCAAGAATCAATATAGTGAGGCGCAAAAGACTTTAGAAGAGGTTGGAGCTACTTTAAGTGAGAACAAACTGCAGTTAGCAGAATTATTGGAAAAAGAAGCGAAAGCAGGTACGAATGAAGAAACTCCAACATGGACCAGCGATAAGGATGCTACGGCGTGTACAGCTTGCTCCAAAGAGTTCAATATCACGAGGCGGAAG CATCACTGTAGGAAATGCGGTCTAATATTTTGCGCGGCATGTAGCGACAAAACTGTGGCATTAGCTGGCAACACCAAACCTGTTCGAGTGTGCGACGCGTGTTACGCAGAAGCCGTGAGGCTCACATAG